From Caulobacter segnis, a single genomic window includes:
- the ccrA gene encoding crotonyl-CoA carboxylase/reductase, with product MTTQTLAKTELKDLYEIGEIPPAFHVPKNMYAWSIRKERHGTPSTAMQVEVVPTWEIGEDEVLVLVMAAGVNYNGVWAALGEPISPLDGHKQPYHIAGSDASGIVWAVGSKVKRWKLGDEVVIHCNQDDGDDEECNGGDPMFSSSQRIWGYETPDGSFAQFCRVQSRQLLPRPKHLTWEEAACYTLTLATAYRMLFGHKPHELKPGQNVLVWGASGGLGVFAVQLAAVAGANAIGVVSDDDKREFVLSMGAKAVLNRKEFNCWGQLPKVNGPEFNDYMKESRKFGKAIWQITGNRDVDLVFEHPGEQTFPVSVFVVKRGGMVTICAGTSGFNLTMDARFLWMRQKRVQGSHFANLMQASAANQLVVDRRVDPCLSEVFPWKDIPAAHEKMLANQHLPGNMAVLVCAQRPGLRTFEEVQELSGG from the coding sequence ATGACGACGCAGACGCTGGCGAAGACCGAGCTGAAGGACCTGTACGAGATCGGCGAGATCCCGCCGGCCTTTCACGTGCCGAAAAACATGTACGCCTGGAGCATCCGCAAGGAGCGCCACGGCACGCCGTCCACGGCCATGCAGGTCGAGGTGGTCCCGACCTGGGAGATCGGCGAGGACGAGGTGCTGGTCCTGGTGATGGCCGCCGGGGTCAATTACAATGGCGTCTGGGCCGCCCTGGGCGAGCCGATCAGCCCGCTGGACGGCCACAAGCAGCCCTACCACATCGCCGGCTCCGACGCCTCGGGCATCGTCTGGGCGGTCGGCTCCAAGGTGAAGCGCTGGAAGCTGGGCGACGAGGTCGTCATCCACTGCAATCAGGACGACGGCGACGACGAGGAGTGCAACGGCGGCGACCCGATGTTCTCGTCCAGCCAGCGCATCTGGGGCTACGAGACGCCGGACGGCAGCTTCGCCCAGTTCTGCCGGGTGCAATCCCGACAATTGCTGCCGCGCCCCAAGCACCTGACCTGGGAAGAGGCCGCCTGCTACACCCTGACCCTGGCGACGGCCTACCGCATGCTGTTCGGCCACAAGCCGCATGAGCTGAAGCCCGGCCAGAACGTGCTGGTCTGGGGCGCCTCGGGCGGCCTGGGCGTCTTCGCCGTGCAGCTGGCCGCCGTGGCCGGCGCCAACGCCATCGGCGTGGTCAGCGACGACGACAAGCGCGAGTTCGTGCTGTCGATGGGCGCCAAGGCCGTGCTGAACCGCAAGGAGTTCAACTGCTGGGGCCAGCTGCCCAAGGTCAACGGCCCCGAGTTCAACGACTACATGAAGGAAAGCCGCAAGTTCGGTAAGGCGATCTGGCAGATCACCGGCAATCGCGACGTCGACCTGGTGTTCGAGCACCCGGGCGAGCAGACCTTCCCGGTCTCGGTGTTCGTCGTGAAGCGCGGCGGCATGGTGACCATCTGCGCCGGCACCTCGGGCTTCAACCTGACCATGGACGCCCGCTTCCTGTGGATGCGCCAGAAGCGCGTGCAGGGCAGCCACTTCGCCAACCTGATGCAGGCCAGCGCCGCCAACCAGCTGGTCGTCGACCGCCGCGTCGACCCCTGCCTGTCGGAGGTCTTCCCCTGGAAGGACATCCCGGCCGCCCACGAGAAGATGCTGGCCAACCAGCACCTGCCCGGCAACATGGCGGTCCTGGTCTGCGCCCAGCGTCCGGGTTTGCGGACGTTCGAGGAAGTGCAGGAGCTGAGCGGGGGGTAA
- a CDS encoding enoyl-CoA hydratase/isomerase family protein, which yields MIHLSHPEPSIVLVELDAAPANVLAMAERARLLDAFAAIEADLAVRAVILTGRNGAFCTGDDLAESLSRDVETQTAAILHFLDMCDTVAACRAPVIAAVDGWCIGGGLELALACDIRLASARASFACSAVRMGLTASAGRLTRLIGESRAKPHLLTGAPFDAARALADGVVAEVHPADGLLDAALGMARVIASRAPLAVAATKRVASGVSTTQAEIPALASSADHAEARAAFIAKRLAVFEGS from the coding sequence ATGATCCACCTGTCGCATCCCGAACCTTCGATCGTCCTCGTCGAACTGGACGCCGCCCCGGCCAACGTCCTGGCCATGGCCGAGCGGGCCCGGCTGCTGGACGCCTTCGCGGCGATCGAGGCCGACCTGGCCGTGCGGGCGGTGATCCTGACCGGCCGCAACGGGGCGTTCTGCACCGGCGACGACCTGGCCGAGTCGCTGTCGCGGGACGTCGAGACGCAGACGGCGGCGATCCTGCATTTCCTCGACATGTGCGACACGGTCGCCGCCTGCCGCGCGCCGGTGATCGCGGCTGTCGACGGCTGGTGCATCGGCGGCGGGCTGGAGCTGGCCCTGGCCTGCGACATCCGCCTGGCCAGCGCCCGGGCCAGCTTCGCCTGCTCGGCGGTGCGGATGGGCCTGACCGCTTCGGCCGGCCGGCTGACCCGGCTGATCGGCGAGAGCCGCGCCAAGCCCCACCTGCTGACCGGCGCCCCGTTCGACGCGGCGCGAGCGCTGGCGGACGGGGTGGTGGCCGAGGTTCATCCGGCCGACGGGCTGCTGGACGCGGCGCTGGGGATGGCCCGCGTGATCGCCTCCCGCGCGCCTCTGGCCGTCGCGGCCACCAAGCGCGTGGCGTCAGGGGTGTCGACCACCCAGGCCGAGATCCCGGCGCTGGCCTCGAGCGCCGATCACGCCGAGGCGCGGGCGGCGTTCATCGCCAAGCGCCTGGCCGTGTTTGAGGGGAGCTAG
- a CDS encoding DUF6481 family protein produces MQNTFNDGFADRLKTAAAARQALLSRFKPQEARPAPERIDRANERKVMLAQVRADRSLAKTARQDAAAATVAAEAQAVADAEAAALNAKRGERKERKALSAIEAKAKRDARYAARQARR; encoded by the coding sequence GTGCAGAACACATTCAACGACGGCTTCGCCGATCGCCTCAAGACCGCCGCAGCCGCTCGCCAGGCCCTGCTTTCGCGCTTCAAGCCTCAAGAGGCTCGCCCCGCGCCGGAACGCATCGACCGGGCCAACGAGCGCAAGGTGATGCTCGCCCAGGTTCGCGCCGACCGCTCCCTGGCCAAGACCGCCAGGCAGGACGCCGCCGCGGCGACCGTCGCCGCCGAAGCCCAGGCCGTGGCCGATGCCGAGGCGGCCGCACTCAACGCCAAGCGCGGCGAACGCAAGGAGCGTAAGGCCTTGTCCGCGATCGAAGCGAAGGCCAAACGCGACGCGCGCTATGCCGCTCGCCAGGCGCGTCGCTAG
- a CDS encoding cold-shock protein → MTTGTVKWFNSTKGFGFIQPDNGGPDVFVHATAVERSSLGALHEGQKIGYELEQDQRSGKTSAGQLQAA, encoded by the coding sequence ATGACGACCGGTACCGTGAAGTGGTTCAACTCGACCAAGGGCTTCGGCTTCATTCAACCTGACAACGGCGGCCCGGACGTTTTCGTCCACGCTACGGCCGTCGAGCGCTCAAGCCTCGGCGCGCTGCACGAAGGCCAGAAGATTGGCTACGAGCTGGAGCAAGACCAGCGCAGCGGCAAGACCTCGGCCGGCCAGCTTCAGGCGGCCTAA
- a CDS encoding protein meaA yields the protein MTTTPYQHAPDPPWIFRTYAGHSTAEKSNALYRANLARGQTGLSVAFDLPTQTGYDPDHILARGEVGKVGVPISHLGDMRALFSEIPLEKMNTSMTINAPAAWLLAMYVALADEQGADRALLQGTTQNDLIKEYLSRGTYIFPPGPSLRLIGDMIAWCYREVPKWNPMNVCSYHLQEAGATPEQELAFALATAISVLDTVKAGGQVPDEDFEIVASRISFFVNAGVRFVTELCKMRSFTKLWDQILLERYGVQDKKARRFRYGVQVNSLGLTEPQPENNVYRILIEALAVTLSKDARCRALQLPAWNEALGLPRPWDQQWSLRLQQVLAYETDLLEYEDLFDGSHVVEAKVAELSKGALAQLALIDEMGGASNAIDYMKAELVASNARRVRSVETGDMTVVGVNRWTDSEASPLSAGESSIETVDPRLEADVVARIKAWREARDPAAVEAALAALKAAAASGANIMEPSISAAKAGVTTGEWAGALRAVFGEYRGPTGVAVVVSTGEAEDVEAVKREVERVSRVLGRTLTYLVGKPGLDGHSNGAEQIATRARACGMEVVYDGIRSTPEEIVRRAKESRAHVVGLSILSGSHLDLVQEVIRVMRAEGLGHIPVVAGGIIPEADALILKQMGVARIYTPKDFRITEIMGDVVKLVEATALEQA from the coding sequence ATGACCACCACGCCGTACCAGCACGCGCCCGATCCGCCGTGGATCTTCCGCACCTATGCCGGCCACTCGACGGCGGAGAAGTCGAACGCGCTCTATCGGGCCAATCTGGCCAGGGGGCAGACAGGCCTGTCGGTGGCCTTCGACCTGCCCACCCAGACCGGCTACGATCCGGACCACATCCTGGCGCGCGGCGAGGTCGGCAAGGTTGGGGTGCCGATCAGCCATCTGGGCGACATGCGCGCCCTCTTCAGCGAGATCCCGCTGGAGAAGATGAACACCTCCATGACCATCAACGCCCCGGCCGCCTGGCTGCTGGCGATGTATGTGGCCCTGGCCGACGAGCAGGGGGCGGACCGGGCCCTGCTGCAGGGCACCACCCAGAACGACCTGATCAAGGAGTATCTGAGCCGGGGCACCTACATCTTTCCGCCGGGGCCCAGCTTGCGGCTGATCGGCGACATGATCGCCTGGTGCTATCGCGAGGTGCCCAAGTGGAACCCGATGAACGTCTGCAGCTACCACCTGCAGGAGGCCGGGGCGACGCCGGAGCAGGAGCTGGCCTTCGCCCTGGCCACGGCGATCAGCGTGCTCGACACGGTCAAGGCCGGCGGCCAGGTCCCCGACGAGGACTTCGAGATCGTCGCCTCGCGGATCAGCTTCTTCGTCAACGCCGGGGTGCGGTTCGTGACCGAGCTGTGCAAGATGCGGTCGTTCACAAAGCTCTGGGACCAGATCCTGCTGGAGCGCTACGGCGTCCAGGACAAGAAGGCCCGCCGCTTCCGCTACGGGGTGCAGGTCAACAGCCTGGGCCTGACCGAGCCGCAGCCCGAGAACAACGTCTACCGCATCCTGATCGAGGCTCTGGCCGTTACGCTCAGCAAGGACGCCCGTTGCCGGGCCCTGCAGCTGCCGGCCTGGAACGAGGCCCTGGGCCTGCCGCGCCCGTGGGACCAGCAGTGGTCGCTGCGGCTGCAGCAGGTGCTCGCCTACGAGACCGACCTGCTGGAATACGAGGACCTGTTCGACGGCAGCCACGTGGTCGAGGCCAAGGTCGCCGAACTCTCCAAGGGCGCGCTGGCGCAGCTGGCCTTGATCGACGAGATGGGTGGGGCGTCCAACGCCATCGACTACATGAAGGCCGAGCTGGTGGCCTCGAACGCCCGCCGGGTGCGCTCGGTCGAGACCGGCGACATGACCGTGGTCGGCGTCAATCGCTGGACCGACAGCGAGGCCTCGCCCTTGTCTGCTGGCGAGAGCTCGATCGAGACCGTCGACCCGCGCCTGGAGGCCGACGTCGTCGCCCGCATCAAGGCCTGGCGCGAGGCCCGCGACCCCGCCGCCGTCGAGGCCGCCCTGGCCGCGCTGAAGGCCGCCGCCGCCTCTGGCGCCAACATCATGGAGCCCTCGATTTCCGCCGCCAAGGCCGGGGTCACCACCGGCGAATGGGCCGGCGCCCTGCGCGCGGTGTTCGGCGAATATCGCGGCCCGACCGGCGTGGCGGTGGTCGTCTCCACGGGCGAGGCCGAGGACGTCGAGGCGGTGAAGCGCGAGGTCGAGCGGGTCTCGCGCGTGCTGGGCCGCACCCTGACCTATCTGGTCGGCAAGCCGGGCCTGGACGGCCACTCCAACGGCGCCGAGCAGATCGCCACCCGCGCCCGCGCCTGCGGCATGGAGGTGGTCTATGACGGCATCCGCTCGACGCCGGAAGAGATCGTCCGCCGCGCCAAGGAGAGCCGCGCTCACGTCGTCGGCCTGTCGATCCTGTCGGGCTCGCACCTCGACCTGGTGCAGGAGGTCATCCGCGTGATGCGCGCCGAGGGCCTGGGCCACATCCCCGTCGTCGCCGGCGGCATTATCCCCGAGGCCGACGCCCTGATCCTGAAGCAGATGGGCGTGGCGCGGATCTACACGCCCAAGGACTTCCGGATCACCGAGATCATGGGCGACGTGGTCAAGCTCGTGGAAGCGACGGCGCTGGAGCAGGCGTGA
- a CDS encoding MFS transporter gives MNAAAPSRLVDKALAPRFALLCLGVWLNAADTLVTATIMPSVAREIGGYQYFGWSVAAYLTGSIVAGACSGKLSTGLGLRAATALTGLIYAVGCAMSALAPEFVTFILGRLIQGLGAGAVVALCYVAITALFPERLWPRVYGAVAGVWGAATLLGPLLGGLFAAAGFWRGAFWLFVVQAVIFVGAVLVMLPADKGDTGRGRIPTLQLALLVVGVSLIGGAGVVASPGLAATLAVGGMVGMAAMLAVNARTHDRLLPRNAADLRTATGLGLLTIFATEAAVIGFTVYGPAFIQVRHHASPLTAGYVVGAIAAGWTLCAMVFGHTPAQKDGRLVRLGAGVILVGAALSAWATARGTLIETAAAFAVLGAGFGLAHAFVARRAIGAAPADEQAMASSAVPTSQLIGGAAGAAGAGALANVLGFSHGVDPTLAASHGLVLFGAFLPLAVVGFAAAWRLGR, from the coding sequence ATGAACGCCGCCGCTCCCTCCCGCCTCGTCGACAAGGCCCTGGCGCCGCGCTTCGCCCTGCTGTGCCTGGGCGTCTGGCTGAACGCCGCCGACACCCTGGTGACGGCCACCATCATGCCCAGCGTCGCCCGCGAGATCGGCGGCTATCAGTATTTCGGCTGGTCGGTGGCGGCCTATCTGACCGGCTCGATCGTCGCCGGGGCCTGTTCGGGCAAGCTGTCGACGGGTCTGGGCCTGCGCGCGGCCACCGCCCTGACCGGCCTGATCTACGCCGTGGGTTGCGCGATGAGCGCGCTCGCGCCCGAATTCGTCACCTTCATCCTGGGCCGGCTGATCCAGGGCCTGGGCGCGGGGGCCGTCGTCGCCCTGTGCTACGTGGCCATCACCGCCCTGTTCCCCGAGCGCCTGTGGCCGCGCGTCTACGGCGCGGTGGCCGGGGTGTGGGGCGCGGCGACCCTGCTGGGCCCGCTGCTGGGCGGCCTGTTCGCCGCCGCCGGCTTCTGGCGCGGGGCCTTCTGGCTGTTCGTGGTCCAGGCGGTGATCTTCGTCGGCGCGGTGCTGGTCATGTTGCCGGCCGACAAGGGCGACACCGGCCGGGGCCGGATCCCCACCCTGCAGCTGGCCTTGCTGGTGGTCGGCGTCAGCCTGATCGGCGGCGCGGGCGTCGTCGCCTCGCCGGGCCTGGCCGCGACCCTGGCGGTCGGCGGCATGGTCGGCATGGCCGCCATGCTGGCCGTCAACGCCCGCACCCACGACCGCCTGCTGCCCCGCAACGCCGCCGACCTTCGTACGGCCACGGGCCTGGGCCTGCTGACCATCTTCGCCACCGAGGCGGCGGTGATCGGCTTCACGGTCTATGGCCCCGCCTTCATCCAGGTCCGGCATCACGCCTCGCCGCTGACCGCCGGCTATGTCGTCGGGGCCATCGCCGCCGGCTGGACCCTGTGCGCCATGGTCTTCGGCCACACCCCGGCCCAGAAGGACGGCCGCCTGGTGCGGCTGGGCGCGGGGGTGATCCTGGTCGGGGCGGCGCTGTCGGCCTGGGCCACGGCGCGCGGGACCCTGATCGAGACCGCCGCCGCCTTCGCCGTCCTCGGCGCCGGCTTCGGCCTGGCCCACGCCTTCGTCGCCCGCCGCGCCATCGGCGCCGCCCCGGCCGACGAACAGGCCATGGCCTCCTCGGCCGTGCCCACATCCCAGCTGATCGGCGGCGCGGCGGGGGCGGCTGGCGCGGGGGCCCTGGCCAACGTCCTGGGCTTCAGCCACGGCGTCGACCCGACCCTGGCGGCGAGCCACGGCCTGGTGCTGTTCGGCGCCTTCCTGCCCCTGGCCGTGGTGGGGTTCGCGGCGGCTTGGCGGTTGGGGCGTTAG
- a CDS encoding MOFRL family protein, whose product MLLSGGETTVTVVGQGRGGRNAEYLLALAAALDGRPGIHALSADTDGIDGSEDNAGAWLFPDSLTRAAALGLNAVERLADNDGYGFFATLGDLLITGPTRTNVNDFRAILIDAPSSEDVP is encoded by the coding sequence GTGCTGCTGTCGGGCGGCGAGACCACGGTCACGGTCGTCGGCCAGGGGCGCGGCGGGCGCAACGCCGAATATCTGCTGGCCCTGGCGGCGGCGCTGGACGGCCGGCCGGGGATCCACGCCCTGTCGGCCGACACCGACGGGATCGACGGATCGGAGGACAACGCCGGCGCGTGGCTGTTCCCCGACAGCCTGACGCGCGCCGCGGCCCTGGGCCTGAACGCCGTCGAGCGGCTGGCCGACAACGACGGCTATGGCTTCTTCGCCACCCTGGGCGACCTCCTGATCACCGGGCCGACCCGCACCAACGTCAACGACTTCCGGGCGATCCTAATCGACGCCCCATCCTCGGAGGATGTCCCATGA
- a CDS encoding tartrate dehydrogenase: MSQTRSYRIAVIPGDGIGKEVVPEGLRVLEAVSARFGCRFAFDPFDFASCDYYLAHGKMMPDDWKARIGGHDAIFFGAVGWPASVPDHVSLWGSLIQFRREFDQYVNLRPVKLMPGVPSPLAGRQPGDIDFYVVRENTEGEYSSIGGRIFPNTPREVVVQETVMTRIGVDRILKYAFDLAQRREKKHLTSATKSNGISITMPYWDERVEAMAPAYPDVRWDKYHIDILTAHFVQHPDWFDVVVASNLFGDILSDLGPACTGTIGIAPAGNINPERIFPSLFEPVHGSAPDIAGQGIANPVGQIWSAALMLDHLGEHAAAAAVLAAIEAVLARPELRTRDLGGPLGTEACGRAIAEAVMAAR, translated from the coding sequence ATGAGCCAGACGCGTTCCTATCGCATCGCCGTCATCCCCGGCGACGGGATCGGCAAGGAGGTGGTTCCCGAGGGGCTGCGGGTGCTGGAGGCGGTCTCGGCGCGCTTCGGCTGCCGCTTCGCGTTCGACCCTTTCGACTTCGCCTCGTGCGACTACTATCTGGCGCACGGCAAGATGATGCCGGACGACTGGAAGGCCAGGATCGGCGGTCACGACGCCATCTTCTTCGGCGCGGTGGGCTGGCCGGCCAGCGTGCCCGACCACGTCTCGCTATGGGGCTCGCTGATCCAGTTCCGGCGCGAGTTCGACCAGTACGTCAACCTGCGCCCGGTCAAGCTGATGCCGGGCGTGCCCAGCCCGCTGGCCGGGCGCCAGCCGGGCGACATCGACTTCTACGTCGTGCGCGAGAACACCGAGGGCGAATATTCCTCGATCGGCGGCCGCATCTTCCCGAACACCCCGCGCGAGGTGGTGGTGCAGGAGACGGTGATGACCCGCATCGGCGTCGACCGGATCCTGAAGTACGCCTTCGACCTGGCCCAGCGGCGCGAGAAGAAGCACCTGACCTCGGCCACCAAGTCCAACGGCATCTCGATCACCATGCCCTACTGGGACGAACGGGTCGAAGCCATGGCGCCGGCCTATCCCGACGTGCGCTGGGACAAGTACCACATCGACATCCTGACCGCGCACTTCGTGCAGCACCCCGACTGGTTCGACGTGGTGGTCGCCTCGAACCTGTTTGGCGACATCCTGTCGGACCTGGGTCCGGCCTGCACCGGCACGATCGGCATCGCGCCGGCGGGCAACATCAATCCCGAGCGGATATTTCCGTCGCTGTTCGAACCCGTGCACGGCTCGGCCCCGGACATCGCGGGGCAGGGGATCGCCAATCCCGTCGGCCAGATCTGGTCGGCGGCGCTGATGCTGGATCACCTGGGCGAGCATGCGGCGGCGGCGGCGGTGCTGGCGGCGATCGAGGCGGTGCTGGCCAGGCCCGAGCTGCGCACGCGCGACCTGGGCGGCCCCCTGGGCACGGAGGCCTGCGGCCGGGCGATCGCCGAGGCGGTCATGGCCGCTCGGTGA
- a CDS encoding TonB-dependent receptor produces the protein MAASRKALTYAPALLALLGAPAALARTPSAAPAQEVSQIEEVVVTAQRRSESLQDVPVTVTAFGSDQVQQARIRQIDDVAGLTPGLQFDAFPASQPRISIRGIGSSDRGAAGDPSSAVFLDEIYLGRPAAVAFDAFDVERIEVLKGPQGTLYGRNVVGGAINIVSHKPELGGFDAAAEATAGNYSRLEGAGVINAPFADGKAALRASAAWRTHDGYVKNTFTGDDVEDQDTRSGRLSLRFEPQENLRLLATIDGTRDRATGPAQHVLDLDASDPRSALWTVNRDRKHTAGSDDGYQNRDTWGVRFQADWDLSFATLTYLGSYRDLDYHVAYDFDGGNPTFNRAGISGANDEASDFSSHELRLSSLPGEGVQWVAGLYTFNSDTDRKDTLGINLGRPGTEIYTQSAKLKSYAAFGDVTVPLSDRLSLIGGLRYSKDDKDYRVDNLAGNTLFRADERFDVAVSDSYKAWTWRAGVNFKPVEHHLLYAMASRGFKSGGFQDTPGSAADARDGFEPEFATQYEVGQKSTFLGGALVWNNTIYVMKYTDLQTRRTLPNLSVVTDNAGEATIKGYETYLAWRPFSGARLVASYGYTDAKFDVFSPEPGVDYAGNRISRTPKHKLVLSPSYDLALAGGGDVRFAVDYHYESLIFDDNSNDGPERRPATNFYDGRIVYTTPGDHWSVSLWGKNLSNEVTRTFQAVFLGANFGAYNPPRTFGVTLNWKH, from the coding sequence ATGGCGGCCAGCCGCAAAGCCTTGACCTATGCACCCGCGCTTCTGGCGCTGCTCGGCGCCCCGGCGGCGCTGGCCCGGACCCCGTCGGCCGCGCCCGCCCAGGAGGTGAGCCAGATCGAGGAGGTGGTGGTCACCGCCCAGCGCCGCAGCGAAAGCCTGCAGGACGTGCCCGTCACCGTGACGGCCTTTGGATCCGATCAGGTCCAGCAGGCCCGCATCCGTCAGATCGACGACGTCGCCGGCCTGACCCCCGGCCTGCAGTTCGACGCCTTCCCGGCCTCGCAGCCGCGCATCTCGATCCGCGGCATCGGCTCGTCCGACCGCGGCGCGGCCGGCGATCCCAGTTCGGCGGTGTTCCTCGACGAGATCTATCTGGGCCGTCCCGCCGCCGTGGCCTTCGACGCCTTCGACGTCGAGCGCATCGAGGTGTTGAAGGGCCCGCAAGGCACGCTCTACGGCCGCAACGTCGTGGGCGGGGCGATCAATATCGTCTCCCACAAGCCCGAGCTGGGCGGCTTCGACGCCGCCGCCGAGGCGACGGCCGGCAACTACAGCCGCCTGGAAGGCGCCGGCGTGATCAACGCGCCGTTCGCCGACGGCAAGGCCGCCCTCCGGGCCAGCGCCGCCTGGCGCACCCACGACGGCTATGTGAAGAACACCTTCACCGGCGACGACGTCGAGGACCAGGACACCCGCAGCGGCCGCCTGTCCCTGCGCTTCGAGCCCCAGGAGAACCTGCGCCTGCTGGCGACGATCGACGGGACCCGCGACCGCGCGACCGGCCCCGCCCAGCACGTCCTGGACCTGGACGCCAGCGATCCCCGATCGGCCCTCTGGACGGTCAACCGCGACCGCAAGCATACCGCCGGCTCCGATGACGGCTACCAGAACCGCGACACCTGGGGCGTGCGCTTCCAGGCCGACTGGGACCTGTCGTTCGCCACCCTCACCTATCTGGGCTCGTACCGCGACCTCGACTATCACGTCGCCTACGACTTCGACGGCGGCAATCCCACCTTCAACCGCGCCGGCATCTCGGGCGCCAACGACGAGGCCAGCGACTTCTCCAGCCACGAACTGCGCCTGTCCTCGCTTCCCGGCGAGGGCGTGCAGTGGGTGGCCGGCCTCTACACGTTCAACAGCGACACCGACCGCAAGGACACGCTGGGCATCAACCTGGGACGCCCCGGGACCGAGATCTACACCCAGTCGGCCAAGCTCAAGAGCTATGCCGCCTTCGGCGACGTCACCGTACCGCTCAGCGACCGCCTCTCATTGATCGGCGGCCTGCGCTATTCGAAGGACGACAAGGACTATCGCGTCGACAACCTGGCCGGAAACACGCTGTTCCGGGCCGACGAACGGTTCGATGTCGCGGTCTCGGACAGCTACAAGGCCTGGACGTGGCGGGCCGGCGTCAACTTCAAGCCGGTCGAGCATCATCTGCTCTATGCGATGGCCTCGCGCGGCTTCAAGAGCGGCGGCTTCCAGGACACCCCGGGCAGCGCCGCCGACGCCCGCGACGGCTTCGAGCCCGAGTTCGCCACCCAGTACGAGGTCGGCCAGAAGAGCACCTTCCTGGGCGGGGCGCTGGTCTGGAACAACACGATCTACGTGATGAAGTACACCGACCTGCAGACGCGGCGCACCCTGCCCAACCTTTCGGTCGTCACCGACAACGCCGGCGAGGCGACCATCAAGGGCTACGAGACCTATCTGGCCTGGCGTCCGTTCTCGGGCGCGCGCCTGGTGGCCAGCTACGGCTACACCGACGCCAAGTTCGACGTGTTCAGCCCCGAGCCGGGCGTCGACTACGCCGGCAACCGCATCTCGCGCACGCCCAAGCACAAGCTGGTGCTGTCGCCGTCCTACGACCTGGCGCTAGCCGGCGGCGGCGATGTCCGCTTCGCCGTCGACTATCACTACGAGAGCCTGATCTTCGACGACAATTCCAACGACGGCCCCGAGCGCCGCCCCGCGACCAACTTCTATGACGGACGGATCGTCTACACCACGCCGGGCGACCACTGGTCGGTGTCGCTGTGGGGCAAGAACCTGTCCAACGAGGTGACGCGCACCTTCCAGGCGGTGTTCCTGGGCGCCAACTTCGGGGCCTACAACCCGCCCCGCACCTTCGGCGTCACCCTGAACTGGAAGCATTGA
- a CDS encoding GntR family transcriptional regulator, which yields MTAVAADQEAGVTDHPPHTEPATHTVLTRLRERIVTGEIPPDARLRAEGLAAEMNVSRTPIRSALAVLSAEGLVSYSVNRGYTVRAMSLGDIFDSIEARAALESLAARASVDLGWAPEALEHLASLARAGRAIVDKGQWSEVIEHAWYTINRQFHAQILHAAQNTVLRNALRMTLIYPLFGDAARLCPTVSACVPPRLRQVPATPPDHIRQSQDDHEKILAAIQAEDSMEAGRLMSDHVLATRTRLHAIALRR from the coding sequence ATGACGGCGGTTGCAGCGGATCAGGAGGCGGGCGTGACGGACCACCCGCCGCACACCGAGCCGGCCACCCACACGGTGCTGACGCGCCTGCGCGAGCGGATCGTGACCGGCGAGATTCCGCCCGACGCCCGCCTGCGGGCCGAGGGCCTGGCCGCCGAGATGAACGTCTCGCGCACGCCGATCCGCAGCGCTCTGGCGGTGCTGTCGGCCGAGGGGCTGGTCAGCTACAGCGTCAATCGCGGCTACACCGTCCGCGCCATGTCGCTGGGCGACATCTTCGATTCCATCGAGGCCCGCGCCGCGCTGGAGAGCCTGGCCGCCCGGGCCTCGGTCGACCTGGGCTGGGCGCCCGAGGCGCTGGAGCATCTGGCGTCCCTGGCCCGCGCCGGCCGCGCCATCGTCGACAAGGGCCAATGGTCCGAGGTGATCGAACACGCCTGGTACACGATCAATCGGCAGTTCCACGCCCAGATCCTGCACGCCGCTCAGAACACCGTGCTGCGCAACGCCCTGCGCATGACCCTGATCTATCCGCTGTTCGGCGACGCCGCGCGCCTGTGTCCGACCGTCTCGGCCTGCGTGCCGCCGCGCCTGCGCCAGGTGCCGGCCACGCCGCCCGACCACATCCGCCAGTCCCAGGACGATCACGAGAAGATCCTGGCGGCGATCCAGGCCGAGGACAGCATGGAGGCTGGGCGTCTCATGTCGGACCACGTTCTCGCTACACGGACCCGCCTGCACGCCATCGCTCTTCGACGATGA